The sequence AGGGTGGTAAAGACATCGAGGTGCTCCTGAATGCCATTGGAGACTTTGCCCTTGGCAATCTTTGCGGGCCAGCGGATGACAAAGGGCACGCGCACGCCTCCTTCCCAGGTAGTGGCCTTCTCGCTGCGGAAGGGTGTCGTGCCACCGTCCGGCCACCAGGAAGCCATAGCACCGTTATCGGTGGTGTAGATCACGATGGTATTCTCGGCGATCTTGAGGTCGTCCAGTGTCTTTAGCAGATCGCCCACCTGCATGTCGTGTTCCATCATGCCGCTGCCGTAGACGTCGAGTTCCGAGGAATGGGGGGCAGCGAGTTTTTCTCGCCCGGGCCGCAGGTGGGTGTAGATGTGCATGCGGCTGGGAGCATACCAGGCGAAGAAGGGCTGGTCTGCTTTCACCGCATTGGTCATGAACTGCTTGGTGCGGTCGAGGAACTCATCGTCTACCGTAGGCATGCGTTTGCGATTGAGTGGACCGGTGTCCTTGATCGTCTGTTTGCCAATCTTGCCAAAACGCTGGTCTTCGGTGGGATCGTCCTGCTCCGAGGCCTTGCAATCGAGCACGCCGCGAGGTCGATAGCGGGTATCGAAGCCCTTATCCTTGGGCCAGTCGCCGAGTTCGGGCTCTTCTTCGGTGTTGAGGTGGTACAGGTTGCCAAAGAACTCATCGAACCCATGCACGGTGGGCAGGTGCTCGTTGCGGTCGCCCAGGTGGTTCTTGCCGAACTGCCCGGTGCGATAGCCCTGCTTCTTGAGTACCTCGGCCAGGGTGGGGTCACGTTTGTCGAGACCGATGGGTGACCCGGCCATGCCTACCGTGGTCAGGCCGGTGCGGACCGGAAGCTGGCCGGTG comes from Planctomycetia bacterium and encodes:
- a CDS encoding arylsulfatase — translated: MAYQPAGVANSLTSNIVAAKKVAKHPNILVIMPDDVGYWNVGAYSHGMMAPTPNIDRIAKEGMLFTDHYAQPTCTPGRAAFITGQLPVRTGLTTVGMAGSPIGLDKRDPTLAEVLKKQGYRTGQFGKNHLGDRNEHLPTVHGFDEFFGNLYHLNTEEEPELGDWPKDKGFDTRYRPRGVLDCKASEQDDPTEDQRFGKIGKQTIKDTGPLNRKRMPTVDDEFLDRTKQFMTNAVKADQPFFAWYAPSRMHIYTHLRPGREKLAAPHSSELDVYGSGMMEHDMQVGDLLKTLDDLKIAENTIVIYTTDNGAMASWWPDGGTTPFRSEKATTWEGGVRVPFVIRWPAKIAKGKVSNGIQEHLDVFTTLAAAAGVSDVASQLKESHKVHIDGVNNLAHWTGDAPSARNIVYYYNEAELCAIRIGNWKSHFQSRDGFFDYNKPAALVFNLRMDPIEKHDGIKNNDIAMKLGVAWGGQVQDALAAHTATLKEFPPRQKGGTLTPRLEK